In Sulfitobacter sp. W027, a single window of DNA contains:
- a CDS encoding molybdopterin-dependent oxidoreductase: MIFQNLSKTITAAALTLGLAAAGAAQDEEAVLEVTLADETHSFTLSDLKSMPVSSFETTTIWTDGAQEFEGVSLKHLFETLNVEEGTVTATAINDYAVEIPMSDAVEDGPIIAYHTNGEEMSRRDKGPLWVVYPYDSDIAYQTELVYSRSIWQLDRISVE; this comes from the coding sequence ATGATCTTTCAAAATCTCAGCAAGACCATCACCGCTGCCGCTCTCACCTTGGGCCTTGCCGCGGCAGGTGCCGCCCAAGACGAAGAAGCCGTACTTGAGGTGACGCTGGCCGATGAGACCCATAGCTTCACCCTGTCGGACCTTAAATCGATGCCGGTTTCGAGCTTTGAGACGACAACCATCTGGACCGATGGCGCGCAGGAGTTTGAAGGTGTCTCGCTCAAGCATTTGTTTGAGACACTGAACGTCGAAGAGGGCACGGTTACCGCGACCGCGATCAATGACTATGCCGTAGAAATCCCGATGTCCGACGCGGTCGAGGATGGGCCGATCATCGCCTACCACACCAACGGCGAAGAAATGTCTCGGCGGGACAAGGGGCCGCTTTGGGTGGTCTACCCCTATGACAGCGACATCGCCTATCAGACCGAACTGGTCTACAGCCGATCAATCTGGCAGCTTGACCGGATTAGTGTCGAGTAA